CCGGCCGCAAGATGTGGATCACCAACGGGTCGGTGGCCGGGGTCGCGGTCGTGTGGGCACAGACCGGCGAGGAGGGCGGCGGCTCGGGAATCCGCGGATTCGTCGTGCCCACGGACACCCCCGGTTTCTCCGCACCCGAGATCAGGCACAAGTGGTCGCTGCGCGCCTCCGTCACGAGCGAGCTGGTCCTGGACGGCGTACGGCTGCCCGCCGACGCCGTCCTGCCCGGGGCCACCGGGCTGCGCGGGCCGCTCAGCTGTCTCAGCCACGCCCGCTACGGCATCGTCTGGGGAGCCATGGGCGCGGCGCGCGCCAGCTTCGAGGCCGCGCTGGACTACGCGAAGTCCCGCGAGCAGTTCGGCCGGCCGATCGGCGGATTCCAGCTCACCCAGGCCAAGCTCGCGGACATGGCCCTGGAGCTCCACAAGGGCATCCTGCTCGCCCACCATCTGGGCCGCCGCATGGACGCCGGAAGGATCCGCCCGGAGCAGGTCAGCTTCGGAAAGCTCAACAACGTGCGGGAGGCGATCGAGATCTGTCGCACCTCGCGGACGATCCTCGGCGCCAACGGAGTCTCGCTGGAGTACCCGGTGATGCGTCACGCGACGAACCTGGAGTCGGTGCTCACCTACGAGGGAACCGTGGAGATGCACCAGCTGGTGCTGGGCAAGGCGCTCACCGGCCTGGACGCCTTCCGGTAGGGCGTCCGGCGAGCACCTCGCTCAGCTCTGGTTGAAGAAGCCGTCGGCCGACCGGCCGCCGGCTTCGCCGTTGACCACCTCGGTGTGGGCCGGGGACAGCAGGAAGACCCGGGTCGCCACGCGTTCGATCGAACCGTGCAGTCCGAAGATCAGACCCGCGGCGAAGTCCACGACGCGCTTGGCGTCACCCGGATCCATGGCGGTGAGGTTGACGATCACCGGAACGCCGTCCCGGAAGAGCTCACCGATGGCACGGGCGTCGCGGAAACTGTCCGGGGTGACCGTGGCGATCCGGCGGCCCGTATCCACGGCCTTCTCGGAGGCGACCCGGACCCGGGGGTCGGTCACCCATGGCTGATTCGTGCCGGTCTCAGCATCCTCGGAGTACTCGTCGTCGTAGTACCGCTCGTCGTTGTCCTCCACGAGGCCCAGCCAGGCACTCGCCTTGCGCACCGATCCCATGGACGCCTCCTCTCACCGCGGTTCGTTGGTGTTCCGCATCTCTTTCCTATCCCTATGGTCGTCCATGATGCGGATCGAGCGCCAAGGGGATAGTCGCCGCACAGGCGATTCGTGACGCTACTGGTGCAGAACATGTGGCGATTCGTCAGGGTACCTACCGCATCAGGGGCCTTGCGGAACGAAAATATGATCCAGCCGGTCCGTACGGGTGATATGGGGGGCGTACGGGTGAACGGACCGCTCGATACGATGCACGCCGCGCAGGTGCGCGAGCACCGCTCGTCCGATGAACGGCTAACGGGGGATCACTGTGTTCGGAATCGTGAGGCCATGCACCCATCGGCTCTCCGAAGGGCTCAAGACGGAGTGGATGGCTCATCTCTGCGGGCTGTGCCTAGCCCTCCGGGCTGACCACGGCCAGTTCGCACGCGTCGTCACGAACTACGACGGCCTCATCGTCTCGGTCCTGACGGAGGCTCAGGCGGAACGGTCCGCGGAGCAGCGGCGTACGGCGGGGCCCTGCCCGCTGCGCTCGATGCGGACGGCGCCGGTCGCCCGCGGGGAGGGGGCCAGACTGGCCGCCGCCGTGTCGCTCGTGCTGGCGTCCGCGAAGGTGCGCGACCATGTGGCCGACCGGGACGGGCTGTTGAAGCGGCGACCGGTGGCCGCCGCCGCCCGCCGGGTCGCGGCGGGCTGGGACAGGGCCGGCGCGCGCACCGGGGCGGAGCTCGGCTTCGACACGGCGGTCCTCGTCGACGCCGTCGACCGGCAGACCGGGATCGAGTCGCTCGCCGGGCCTGGCACCCCGCTGCTGACGGTCACCGAACCCACCGAGACGGCGACGGCCGCGGCCTTCGCGCACACCGCCGTGCTCGCGGGCAAGCCGCAGAACGCGGCGCCGCTCGCCGAGGCCGGACGGCTCTTCGGGCGGCTGGCCCATCTGCTGGACGCCGTGGAGGACAGGGAAGCTGACGCGGCGTCGGGTGCCTGGAACCCGCTCACCGCCACCGGAACGCCCCTCGCCGAGGCCCGCCGGCTGTGCGACGACGCGCTGCACGGCGTGCGTCTCGCGATGCGTGACGCGGAGTTCACCGACGCCGCCCTGGCGCACGTGCTCCTGGTGCACGAACTGCGGCGCTCCGTGGACCGGGCCTTCGGCTCCACCGCGTGCTCGCACCAGCCGGGCGAGGCGCCCTCGGGAGCCTTCGGTCCGCCCCCCGGCAATCCGTACGCACCGTCCGGGCCTCCGGGACCGCCCCTGCCGCCCGAGCCGCCCCGCAACCGCCGTGGTCTCATCACCGGCTGCCTGGTCTGGGCCGGGCTCGCCTGCACCTGCCAGATGTGCTGCGCCGGTACCTTCCACGACCCGTGGAGCGGCCAGGAGCGCGAGGGGCTCTGCCACAAGGGCGACTGCTGCGACTGGTGCGAGGGCTGCGGGGAGGGCTGCAGCTGCTGCGGAAACTGCTGCAGCTGCTGCGAGAGCTGCGACTGCGGGTGCGACTGCTGACGTCTCGTCGGTCCGCCGCACCCGGCGGTCTCACTTGATCTCGGGCGGCGAGATCTGCGAGGTCCGGATGGCCGACTCGGAGGTGCCCCACTTCTTCAGGATGCGGTCGTAGGTGCCGTCGGCCTTGAGGGCGTTGACCGCCGCCTGGAAGGCCGGGGCCAGCGGGGTGCCCTTCCTGAACGCGAAGCCGACGTCGAGCCGCTTGAACTCGTTGAGGAAGCGCAGACCCTCCTGCTGGGTCACGGCGTACCGCAGTCCGTTGATCGTGGACATCAGCACGTCGCTGCGGCCTTGCTGGAGCGAGATCCAGACCGCGGCCTGATCGGCGTACGTCTTGACCTCGTACGGCTTCCTGCCCTCGTCGGCGCACCGGTGCCTGTTCTCCTCCAGGGTCGCCTCGAAGGTGGTTCCGGCACCGGTGCCGACGGTCAGCCCGCAGAGCTGGGTGAGGTCGGTGACCTTCTTCAGGTCGCTGTCGTCGCGGACGGCGAACCCCTGCCCGTCGTTGATGTACGTGACGAAGTCGATCGTCCCGCGTCGCTCCTCCGTCACCCCGAAGTTGCCGGTGCCCACGTCGTACTTGCCGCTGCCGAGGGCGGGCAGGATCGCCTCGAAGGAGGCGACCTCCCGCTTCAGCTTCAGCCCGAGCTTCCTGGCCACGGCGTCGGCGAAGTCGATGTCGGCGCCCGCGAGCGTCCTGCCGTCCTCCTCGTAGAACGCCCCGGGCGGGGCGCCGACGCTGGACGCGAGGGACAGGGTTCCCGAGGCGCGCACCTTCTCGGGCAGCAGCCTCGACGCGTCCTCGTCCCGTTCCACCGACGAGACCACATCGGTCGTCGGGGTCCTCCCCTTGACGGCGGCCCCCGCTCCGGCCGGCGCGGCGGCGGGGTCACCCGACCCGCAGGCGGTGAGCGAGAGGGCGGCCACAGTGATCAGCGCGAAGGCAGCGGTCTGCCGGGTTCGGGGCATGGCGGAGTTTCTCCGGGTTCGTCGACCGCGCTCCGGTGCCTGGGCGGCACGGAGCGTCGGGAGCGGGAGATCAGCTGTACGAGGGGAGGGCGGAGCGAGGTTGTGTGCGCGAAGGAACGCGGGGGAGTCCGCTCGAGCGCCTGGGGCGCGAGCGGGAGGAACGGTGACGCAGGGGGGTCAGCTCAACAGGAACAGGACCACACACGACCGAAGTCGATGTGGGAGCGGGTGACCAGCCACAGCTGCGGATACATGGCCCAAGTGGAACAGGCATCCGGTTGCGCGTCAACCGAGCTGAGACGTACGGCTCACACTGTGGACAAGCTTGACAACGGCACCGGGTGACGCTTTTCTCGGAGGCGGACCGGCGCTGAGGGGCCCGGTCCACGTTGTGTCACGCGTCGAAGGCACGCCCCGTGTTCGATCTCTGCATCCACGGAGCCTTCGCATGTCCGCGCAGACAGAAACCCATGCCCCGTCACTCCCCGCCCCGCCGGGCGAGCGTGCCGGGGAGGCCGCCGCCCCGCGCATCGTCCCCGTACGCCGAACCGGCCAGTGGGCGGCCGCTGTTGTCGTCCTGATCCTCCTCGCGGGCGCCCTGGTCTCCGTCGTACGCAACGACGCCTTCCAGTGGGACGTCGTCGGCGCGTACCTCACGACCGACTCCGTGCTGCGGGGCCTCGGCCTCACCCTGTGGCTCACCGGCCTCGTCATGGTGCTCGGCTTCGCCCTCGGCACCCTGCTGGCGGTCCTCAGGCTCTCCGGAAACCGCGTGCTCCAGGCGGTGAGCTGGGGCTACATCTGGCTGTTCCGGTCCACCCCGATCCTGGTCCAGCTGCTCTTCTGGTTCAACATCGGCGCGCTCTACCCGCAGATCCTCGGCGTCAGCACCGTCAATCTCCTCGGCCCGGTCACCGTCGCCGTCATAGGGCTCACCCTCCACGAGGCCGCGTACGCCGCCGAAGTGGTCCGTGGCGGCATCCTCTCCGTCGAACGAGGCCAGCTGGAGGCAGCCCAGTCGCTCGGCCTCGGGCCCTGGCGCCGGCTCCGGCGGATCGTGCTGCCGCAGGCCATGCGCTCCATCGTCCCGCCCGCCGGGAACATGCTGATCGGGACCCTGAAGGGCACCTCGATCGTCAGCATCATCGCCGTGCAGGACCTGCTGTACTCCGTGCAGCTCGTCTACCACCGCACCTACGAGGTCATCCCCCTGCTGCTGGTCGCCACCCTCTGGTACGTCGCCGTCACCTCCCTGCTGTCCATCGGCCAGTACTACGTCGAACGCCACTACGCGCGCGGCACGGCGGGCACACGATGACCGGCGCACCGGCGATCGTCGTCATCGGCGGCGGACCGCGCGGCACCGGGGTCATCGAACGCATAGCGGCCAACGCCGCCGAGCTGTACGCCGGTCTGCCCCTGGACATCCACCTCGTCGACCCGTACCCGCCCGGCGGCGGCCGGATCTGGCGGCAGGACCAGTCCCCGCTGCTGTGGATGAACTCCATGGCCGAGGACGTCACCATGTTCACCGACGACTCCGTACGGATGGACGGCCCCGTCAACCCGGGCCCCGCCCTGCACACCTGGGCCGACGACGTCCGCGAGGGACGGACCGCCATCGACGCCGACCCCGCGGTCCTGCGGGAGATACACGCCCTCGGCGCCCAGGACTTCCCCAGCCGGCGGCTGCAGAGCGTCTACCTGCGGTGGGTCTACGAGCGGGCGGTAGCCGCACTGCCGCCCGGCATCACCGTCCACGAACACACCGGCCGCGCGCTGCGGGTGTCCGGGCCCCGCGGCGGCCCGCAGCGTGTCCGGATCCAGGGACGCGCCGAGCCGCTCGACGCCGATCTCGTCGTCCTCGCCGTCGGGCACCTCGACGCGGAACCGGACGCCGGACAGCAGGAGCTGTCCGCCTTCGCCGCACGCCACGGACTCGTCCACCTCCCGCCCGACTTCACCGCCGACACAGACCTCTCCGCCCTGCCCGCGGGGGAGCCCGTCCTCGTGCGCGGCTTCGGCCTCGCCTTCGTCGACCTGATGGTGCTGCTCACCGAGGGGCGCGGCGGACGGTACGAGAACGGGACGTACATCCCCTCCGGCAGGGAACCTGTCCTGTACGTCGGTTCGAGGAGGGGCGTCCCCTACCGCTCCAAGATCGGCTACACCTGGCAGGGCGAACGCCCGCCGCTGCCGCGCCACTTCGGCACCGACCAGGTGGCCGAGCTCGTCGGCCGCCCCGGCCCCGTGGACTTCACCCGCGATGTGTGGCCGCTGGTCACCAAGGAGCTGGCCCACGCCCACTACCACCGGCTCTTCACCGCCCACCCCGAGCGCACGGCCATGGACCGGGGGGACTTCGAGGAGAAGTACGCCGTCGCGGAGCCCGGCAGCGCCGAGCTCGCCGCCCTCGTCGCCTCGGCCGTCCCCGACCCCGCCGACCGGCTCGACCTCGACGCCCTCGACCGGCCCCTCGACGGGGTGCGCCACGACTCGTACGAAGCGCTGCAGGAAGCGCTGCGCGCCCATGTCACCGCCGACCTGGAGCGCCGGCACGACCCCGGGCACAGCCCCGACCTCGCCGTGTTCCTCGGACTCCTCTCCGTCTACGGGCAGTTGGTCGGCCTCGGCGACACCGGCGAACAGTGGCACGGCTTCTTCAGCTACCTCGCCTCCGGACCGCCAGGCCCCAGACTGCGCCAGCTCCTCGCCCTCTCCGAGGCCGGCGTCGTCCGCTTCCTCGGTGCGGACATGACCGTGGAGTCCGACGAGGAACAGGGCGTCTTCCGCGCCCGCAGCACCACCGTGCCCGGCGTGTACACCGAAGCCCGCGCCCTGGTCGAGGCTCGGCTGCCCGACCCCTCGCTGCGCACGACCCGCAGCGCGCTGCTGAGCGCGCTGTACGAGGAAGGCGCGGCCGGCACCGACACGGGCCTGCTCTCGGTCGATCCTGCCGACGGCCGGATCCTGGACCGCGGGGGCCGCCCCCACCCGCGGCGCTTCGCACTCGGCCCCTACACCACCGCCCGCTCCAGCGGTGCCTTCACCAGGCCGCGCACCGGTGGCCCGGCGTTCCAGCAGAACGACGCCACCGCCCGTACGGCGCTCACCTTCCTGCGCGACCTCTCCTGTCGGGACCGCCGCACCGCGTGAACGCGCCCCCTCTCCGCCACCCCGCCGCAGAAAGAACCTCCTCATGTCGCTGACCAGCGATCCACCCGTCCACCCACCGGCCGTGCCCGACACCGCCGGGGAACCGGCCGCCGACGACTACGCCACCCTGGAAGTCGTCCCCGTACGCCACCCCTGGCGCTGGGTGGCCGTCGCTGCCACGGCCGTGCTGCTCGCCCAGTTCCTGAACGGCCTGATCACCAACCCCGGCTGGGAATGGGACGTCTTCGCCCGCTTCTTCACCACCGAGACCATCCTCCACGCCGTCTGGGTCACCCTGCAGCTGACCTTCTACGGCACGGTGACGGGCTTCGCGATCGGCATCGTCCTGGCATTCATGAGGCTGTCCGCCAGCCCTTTCCTCAGGGCGGTCTCGTACGCCTACATCTGGGCGTTCCGCTCGATCCCGCTCATCGTCCAGCTGCTGTTCTGGTTCAACCTGGCCTACCTCTACAAGGAGCTCCAGCTCGGCATACCGTTCGGGCCCGGATTCGTCTCCTTCGACACGATGAACCTCGTCGGCGCGATGAGCGCCGCCGTCCTCGGGCTCGCCCTGCACCAGGCGGCGTACGCGGCCGAGATCGTGCGGGGTGGCGTACTGGCCGTCGACAGCGGCCAGTTGGAAGCTGCCGCCGCGCTCGGCATCCCACGGCTGAGGCAGCTGCGGCGCATCGTGCTCCCGCAGGCCATGCGCTCCATCCTGCCGAACGCCGCCAACGAGATCATCTCCCTCTTCAAGGGCACCTCGATCGTCTCCGTGATGGCGATCGGCGAACTCTTCTACCAGGTCCAGGTCGTCTACGGACGCAACGGCCGGGTGGTGCCCCTGCTCATGGTGGCCACCGTCTGGTACATCCTCCTGACCACCGTGCTCTCCGTCCTCCAGTACTACGTCGAACGTCACTACGCGAAGGGGGCCGTGCGATGAGCGCACCCACCGAAGAAGCAGCCGGCTCCGAGGCCATGGTCGAGATCCGGTCCGTGCACAAGAGCTTCGGCGCCGTCGAGGTGCTCCGCGGCATCGATCTGTCCGTACGCGCCGGAGAGGTGACCGTCGTCCTCGGCCCGTCGGGGTCGGGGAAGTCCACCCTGCTGCGCACCATCAACCACCTGGAGAAGGTCGACCAGGGCTGGATCAGCGTCGACGGCACCCTGGTGGGCTACCGGAGGTCCGGCAACAAGCTGTACGAGCTGCGCGAACGCGAGGTCCTGCGCCAGCGCACCCGCATCGGTTTCGTCTTCCAGAACTTCAACCTCTTCCCGCACCTCACCGTGCTGGAGAACATCATCGAGGCCCCGGTCGCAGCCCTGGGCCGCCCCCGCAAGGACGCCGTCGCCTCGGCGGAGAAGCTCCTGGACCGCGTCGGGCTCGCCGACAAGGCAGGGGCCTACCCCAAGCAGCTCTCCGGAGGCCAGCAGCAGCGCGTCGCCATCGCCCGCGCCCTCGCCCTGGAACCGAAGCTGCTGCTCTTCGACGAGCCGACGTCGGCGCTCGACCCCGAGCTCGTCGGCGAGGTCCTCGACGTCATCAAGGACCTGGCCCGCGGGGGCACCACGATGATCGTCGTCACGCACGAGATCGGCTTCGCCCGCGAGGTCGCCGACACCGTCGTCTTCATGGACGAGGGACGGATCGTCGAACAGGGTCCGCCCGCCGACGTACTCGACCGTCCGGTCCAGGAGCGCACCCGCGCCTTCCTCTCCAAGGTCCTCTGAACCATGCCCACGCACTCGAGGAGCAGCCACATGTCCGTCCGACGCACCCTCACCGCAGTCCTCGCCACCCTCACCGCCGCGGGGCTGCTCACGGCGTGCGGCACCGCCGACGGCACGGAGGACGTGATCCGTCCCGAGGGCCGGAAGGACACGGGCATCAACATCGGCCCCGACCAGAACCGGATCAGGGGCAAGAAGGTGGACGCCATCGCCGCTCAGCTCCCCGCCGCCGTACGTGAACGCGGCACGCTCCGGCTGGGCGCGAGCGCGGACGCCTCGCCACCGCTCGGCTTCTACGCGACCGACGACAGGACCCGGATCGGGAGCGAGATCGACCTCGCCACCCTGATCGCCGACACGCTCGGACTGAAGCCGAAGTTCGAGCAGGTCTCCTGGGAGAACCTCTTCGTCGGCCTCGACAGCTCCAAGTTCGACGGGGTCCTGTCCAACGTCACCGTGACCGAGGAGCGCAAGGAGAAGTACGACTTTGCGACGTACCGGCTCGACAACATCGCCTTCGAGGCCAGGAAGGGATCCGGCTGGAAGGTGAAGGGCCCCGCCGACGTGGCGGGGAAGACGATCTCCGTGGCCTCCGGGACCAACCAGGAGAAGATCCTCGTCGACTGGAGCGAGGAGAACGTCGAGGCCGGACGTGAGCCGGTCGACATCAAGTACTTCCAGAAGGACACCGACTACTACCTGGCCCTCCAGTCGGGCCGCATCGACGCCTACCTGGGCCCGAGCCCCTCGGCCAACTACCACGTGGCCTCCGCCGGACAGTCCGAGATCATCGGCACGCTCTCCGGAGCCGGTGACGGCGTCCAGGGGAAGATCGCCGCCACCACGAAGAAGGACAGCGGCCTGGTGAAGGCCTACGGCGCCGCGATCGACCACATCATCCAGGACGGCTCGTACGCCGAGGTCCTCAAGCGCTGGGGCCTGTCCAACGAGGCCGTCGAGAAGTCGGAGATCAACCCGCCCGGCCTCCCCAAGACCGAGAACTGACCCCGAGAGGTCCCGCATGTCCGCCACCAGGCCCCTTCACCTCGCCGCCGAGATCGGCGGCCCGCCACGCTACGACGCCCGTTCCCACATCGCGCTGGCCCGGCTCGCCGAGGGAGGAGCGCTCGACTTCGTCACCCTGAACGACTCCTTCGCACGCCCCGGCCCCGACGCGCTCGCCGTGCTCGCCCACGTCGCGCCCGCCACCACCCGGATCGGCCTCGTGCCGACCGTCACCACCACCCACACCGAGCCCTTCCACGTCTCCTCCGCCGTCGCCACCCTCGACTGGGTCAGCAAGGGCCGGGCCGGCTGGCAGGCCGACGTGTCGACGACCGAGGCCGAGGCCCGGCTGTTCGGCCGGCGCCCCGCCGCTCCCGCCTCCACGCTGTGGCAGGAGGCGGGGGAGGCCGCCGACGCCGGAGCGCGGCTGTGGGACAGCTGGGAGGACGGCGCGGAGATCCGGGACGTGGCCACCGGCCGCTTCATCGACCGCGACAAACTCCACTACGTCGACTTCGAGGGCAGCACCTTCTCCGTCCGAGGCCCGGCCATCGTGCCGAGGCCGCCGCAGGGCCGGCCCGTCACCGTCATCGACGCCACGAGCGGCCCGGCCCGCGAGGCGGCCGCACGGCACGCCGACGTCGCCTACGTACGGGCCACGTCACCCGAACAGGCCGCCGCGCTCCGCGACGAGCTGCGCCGCTCCGCCGCGGCCCACGGCCGTGACCCCGACAGCCTGCGGGTCCTGGCCGCCCTCACCGTCGACCTCGGGGACGCCGAGACCACCCCCGAACCCGGACTCGGGAGCGGCCCTCAACTCGCCGGGCGGGGGACCTACTTCCGGGGCGGCCCTGTGGACCTCGCCGAGGTCATCACACAGTGGCACCGGGGCGGGGCCGTGGACGGCTTCCACCTCACCCCCATCACACCGGAGCGCGACCTGGAGAGGATCGTCAACGGGACCGTGGCGCTGCTCCAGCACCGGAGTCTGTTCCGCACCTTCCACCCGGGCGGCACGCTCCGGGAGCACCTAGGCCTCGGCCGCCCCGCCAACCGCTACACGCTCACGAGCACCTCAGGGGCGACGTCATGAAGCAGATGCACCTCGCCGCCCACTTCCCGGGCGTCAACAGCACCACCGTGTGGGCCGACCCCCGCTCGCGGAGCCAGATCGACTTCACCTCCTTCGAGCACCTGGCCAGGACCGCCGAGCGGGGGAAGTTCGACTTCTTCTTCCTCGCGGAGGGGCTGCGGCTGCGCGAGCACAACGGCCGCATCCACGACCTCGACGTGGTCGGCCGCCCCGAATCCCTCACCGTCCTCAACGCCCTGGCAGCCGTCACCGAACGCCTCGGGCTCGCCGCCACGGTCAACGCGACCTTCAACGAGCCGTACGAACTCGCCCGCCGCCTCGCCACGCTCGACCACCTCAGCGAGGGCCGCGCCGCGTGGAACGTGGTGACCTCGTCGGACGCCTTCACCGGCGAGAACTTCCGCCGCGGCGGCTACCTCGACCGTGCCGACCGGTACACCCGCGCCGCCGAGTTCGTCTCCACCGCACGTGAGCTGTGGGACTCCTGGACGCCCGACGGCACCTCCCGTCCGTTCGCGCACTCCGGGCAGCACTTCGAGATCTCCGGGGAGTTCACCGTCCCCCGCTCGCCCCAGGGCCACCCCGTCGTCATCCAGGCAGGGGACTCCGACGAGGGCCGCGAGTTCGCGGCCTCCACCGCCGACGTCATCTTCACCCGGCACGGCACCCTGGAGGCGGGCCGGACGTTCTACGCCGACGTCAAGGCGCGCCTCAAGAAGTACGGCAGGCAGCCGGGGGACCTGAAGATCATGCCCGGGGTGACCGTCGTCCTGGGCGGGACGGACGAGGAGGCACAGCAGAACGCCGCCGGGATCCGCCGGCAGCAGGTCTCCCCGCAGAACGCGATCCTCGCCCTCGAACAGGTCTGGGGACGCGACCTCTCCTCGTACGACCCCGACGGGCCACTGCCGTCCGTCGACCCCGACCCCGGATCGAGCCTGGTCCAGGGCCGGGTCCGGGTCGCGGACCCGCTGGCCGTGGCCGCGAGGTGGCGGGAGCTCTCCGAGGCCAAGGGGCTGTCCATCCGCCAGACGGTCATCGAGTCGACGGCACGGCAGTCCTTCATCGGCGCCCCGGAGACGGTCGCCGCGGAACTGGAGAAGTTCGTCGCCGAGGACGCGGCCGACGGCTTCATCCTCGTACCGCATCTCACCCCGGGCGGGCTGGACGACTTCGTCGACAGGGTCGTCCCGCTCCTCCAGGAACGCGGATCCTTCCGCTCGGAATACACCGGCTCCACGCTGAGGTCGCACCTCGGACTGACCGAGCCGGTATGGAAAGGTTGACCGCATGAGCACGGACGCACAGCAGGACAGCGAGGAGTTCCACGCCTGGCAGCGCTGGCACGAGGGACGGATCGTCGCCGTCGCCGCGCCGCACGGCCCGCTCTCCCTCACCGGCACCCACTGGCTCGCGGACCATCCGGAGGGGCGAATTCCGGCCGTACCCGGGCTGTGGCGCGAGGAGGGTGACGAGGTGGTGCTCGTCGCCACCCCCGAGGACGGGCTGACCGTCGACGCGAAGCCGCTGGACGGAGAGGTCCGCCTGGGCGCCGACCGGGGCCCCATCGACGCGTCCAGGGTGGCCCGGGGCGAGCGCCGGCTGGTCGTACTGAGCCGTGAAGGCCTGTGGGCGGTGCGGGACTTCGACCCTCAGTCCCCCACGCGCCAGGCGTTCCGGACCGTCGATGCCACCCCGTACGACCCGAACTGGGCGCTGGACGGGACCTTCCGTCCGTACGACTCGGACCGGACCGTCCGCGTCGAGAACGCCGACGGGCGCGAGCGGGGGCTGGGACTGTCCGGCGAGATCGCCTTCACGGTGGACGGAGCCGAGCACACCCTTCAGGTGGCGGTCGAGCCCGACGGTTCGCTCTGGGCCGTGTTCGCCGACACCACCAGCGGGAACAGCAGTTACCGCTTCCGTTTCCTGCGGCCCCCGGCGCCCGACGGTGACGGACGGG
The DNA window shown above is from Streptomyces sp. Alt3 and carries:
- a CDS encoding acyl-CoA dehydrogenase family protein, with the protein product MPTTESVKPSEPSKAPPFDPGDPLGIDDLLDPEDLAIRDTVRTWAADRVLPHIAEWYENGELPGIHELARELGSLGALGMSLKGYGCAGASAVQYGLACLELEAADSGIRSLVSVQGSLAMYAIHRFGSEEQKERWLPGMAAGEIIGCFGLTEPDHGSDPAGMRTHAERDGTDWVLTGRKMWITNGSVAGVAVVWAQTGEEGGGSGIRGFVVPTDTPGFSAPEIRHKWSLRASVTSELVLDGVRLPADAVLPGATGLRGPLSCLSHARYGIVWGAMGAARASFEAALDYAKSREQFGRPIGGFQLTQAKLADMALELHKGILLAHHLGRRMDAGRIRPEQVSFGKLNNVREAIEICRTSRTILGANGVSLEYPVMRHATNLESVLTYEGTVEMHQLVLGKALTGLDAFR
- a CDS encoding cell division protein SepF; amino-acid sequence: MGSVRKASAWLGLVEDNDERYYDDEYSEDAETGTNQPWVTDPRVRVASEKAVDTGRRIATVTPDSFRDARAIGELFRDGVPVIVNLTAMDPGDAKRVVDFAAGLIFGLHGSIERVATRVFLLSPAHTEVVNGEAGGRSADGFFNQS
- a CDS encoding DUF5685 family protein, whose translation is MFGIVRPCTHRLSEGLKTEWMAHLCGLCLALRADHGQFARVVTNYDGLIVSVLTEAQAERSAEQRRTAGPCPLRSMRTAPVARGEGARLAAAVSLVLASAKVRDHVADRDGLLKRRPVAAAARRVAAGWDRAGARTGAELGFDTAVLVDAVDRQTGIESLAGPGTPLLTVTEPTETATAAAFAHTAVLAGKPQNAAPLAEAGRLFGRLAHLLDAVEDREADAASGAWNPLTATGTPLAEARRLCDDALHGVRLAMRDAEFTDAALAHVLLVHELRRSVDRAFGSTACSHQPGEAPSGAFGPPPGNPYAPSGPPGPPLPPEPPRNRRGLITGCLVWAGLACTCQMCCAGTFHDPWSGQEREGLCHKGDCCDWCEGCGEGCSCCGNCCSCCESCDCGCDC
- a CDS encoding ABC transporter substrate-binding protein, whose translation is MPRTRQTAAFALITVAALSLTACGSGDPAAAPAGAGAAVKGRTPTTDVVSSVERDEDASRLLPEKVRASGTLSLASSVGAPPGAFYEEDGRTLAGADIDFADAVARKLGLKLKREVASFEAILPALGSGKYDVGTGNFGVTEERRGTIDFVTYINDGQGFAVRDDSDLKKVTDLTQLCGLTVGTGAGTTFEATLEENRHRCADEGRKPYEVKTYADQAAVWISLQQGRSDVLMSTINGLRYAVTQQEGLRFLNEFKRLDVGFAFRKGTPLAPAFQAAVNALKADGTYDRILKKWGTSESAIRTSQISPPEIK
- a CDS encoding amino acid ABC transporter permease, which gives rise to MSAQTETHAPSLPAPPGERAGEAAAPRIVPVRRTGQWAAAVVVLILLAGALVSVVRNDAFQWDVVGAYLTTDSVLRGLGLTLWLTGLVMVLGFALGTLLAVLRLSGNRVLQAVSWGYIWLFRSTPILVQLLFWFNIGALYPQILGVSTVNLLGPVTVAVIGLTLHEAAYAAEVVRGGILSVERGQLEAAQSLGLGPWRRLRRIVLPQAMRSIVPPAGNMLIGTLKGTSIVSIIAVQDLLYSVQLVYHRTYEVIPLLLVATLWYVAVTSLLSIGQYYVERHYARGTAGTR
- a CDS encoding FAD/NAD(P)-binding protein, whose product is MTGAPAIVVIGGGPRGTGVIERIAANAAELYAGLPLDIHLVDPYPPGGGRIWRQDQSPLLWMNSMAEDVTMFTDDSVRMDGPVNPGPALHTWADDVREGRTAIDADPAVLREIHALGAQDFPSRRLQSVYLRWVYERAVAALPPGITVHEHTGRALRVSGPRGGPQRVRIQGRAEPLDADLVVLAVGHLDAEPDAGQQELSAFAARHGLVHLPPDFTADTDLSALPAGEPVLVRGFGLAFVDLMVLLTEGRGGRYENGTYIPSGREPVLYVGSRRGVPYRSKIGYTWQGERPPLPRHFGTDQVAELVGRPGPVDFTRDVWPLVTKELAHAHYHRLFTAHPERTAMDRGDFEEKYAVAEPGSAELAALVASAVPDPADRLDLDALDRPLDGVRHDSYEALQEALRAHVTADLERRHDPGHSPDLAVFLGLLSVYGQLVGLGDTGEQWHGFFSYLASGPPGPRLRQLLALSEAGVVRFLGADMTVESDEEQGVFRARSTTVPGVYTEARALVEARLPDPSLRTTRSALLSALYEEGAAGTDTGLLSVDPADGRILDRGGRPHPRRFALGPYTTARSSGAFTRPRTGGPAFQQNDATARTALTFLRDLSCRDRRTA
- a CDS encoding amino acid ABC transporter permease; translation: MSLTSDPPVHPPAVPDTAGEPAADDYATLEVVPVRHPWRWVAVAATAVLLAQFLNGLITNPGWEWDVFARFFTTETILHAVWVTLQLTFYGTVTGFAIGIVLAFMRLSASPFLRAVSYAYIWAFRSIPLIVQLLFWFNLAYLYKELQLGIPFGPGFVSFDTMNLVGAMSAAVLGLALHQAAYAAEIVRGGVLAVDSGQLEAAAALGIPRLRQLRRIVLPQAMRSILPNAANEIISLFKGTSIVSVMAIGELFYQVQVVYGRNGRVVPLLMVATVWYILLTTVLSVLQYYVERHYAKGAVR
- a CDS encoding amino acid ABC transporter ATP-binding protein, which codes for MVEIRSVHKSFGAVEVLRGIDLSVRAGEVTVVLGPSGSGKSTLLRTINHLEKVDQGWISVDGTLVGYRRSGNKLYELREREVLRQRTRIGFVFQNFNLFPHLTVLENIIEAPVAALGRPRKDAVASAEKLLDRVGLADKAGAYPKQLSGGQQQRVAIARALALEPKLLLFDEPTSALDPELVGEVLDVIKDLARGGTTMIVVTHEIGFAREVADTVVFMDEGRIVEQGPPADVLDRPVQERTRAFLSKVL